aaacaaatttaaaatcttaCTTACTTAAGTATCCATATTTCtttacagggttgccaggttatcaaaaaacataaaatatttttaaattcttatctaAAAATGCATGGAAGATTGTTCCGAAACGTATATTAATTATAATCGATTTAATTCCTTTCCTGAAACGATCGAATAATTTTTACTTAAGTAGCCTTATGTGAAGTAAGGGTTGCCAGTTTGAAAAAGTTGTGACTGTTCaaatgacgttttttttttattatccatTTATGTACAGCAAAGCAGttccaaaagtttttttcatctAAGTTTATCAGACAATAAACTTTGGTCAAGtatcaatattttacaaaagcCAAATCTTTAACGAGTGAATTTGGGAAGAATCTCCTCTGTGATATTTCAAATGCATGTTTCAAAATTATCCAATATCCtgccttaaaaataaaaaaaatatcccttAAGTGGCGACATTTTTAACAAAGTTGCCagtttttcaaatcaattactcatcggaaaagttttaaaaatttatatctaACGATGTAAAGTAAGGTGTTACGTCCTGTCATGAAATGTTATATAAATCATACAGAAGTAGCTGTAAAGGTTGCTTGTTCGACAAAGtctcaacaaaattttaaaattagctctaagaatatgtaaattttttttttttaatgtgtagtTTCATATATTCCACACACATTGAGGTAAAACTATATCGAATAAGAGGAAAtataaagtataaagtataaATATATATCAcatccaaaatttaaactttgtgattttattAACTTATTAACCGgtttaaaaaagaagaaaaacttatttaacgATGTATTACATtcagggatgccacattttttttcaaatgtctgtaaaaaagtctctgtttgtctgtgcatttgttaaaaattcaaatatatcaatttacagtcatagaaattcatcagaaattGCGTTTCTGAGCATTTGAAGACTGACAAAATAAGTTtcggttgatatttttacaaaatgtggatttaatgaagttttttttttaaatctgggcacatcaaaaaatgtctgacacaagcTCATATGTCTGTGAaccacagacaaatctgtgcatcCTTGATTCCATTGCACAGTTAAACaatgttaaattttggaatgtttaacatttgattCATTGAATATAacctattttttgagtaattttacctgaaataaaaatgtaaaaatttgaaaCTAAATATCGGATTATAAGGGTTGCCGGTTTCTCCAAAATAATGTCTCATCGAAATGTTTTTAATCTGATGTTGATCTTATGTTACAGTTAGACGGACCTGAGAATATGTTGATATTCTAAAACAAATACCTAGTCAAGAAAAAACAATTAAGTTGCCAGTTTGCCAAAATTGTGGGATTACTCCAAAAAGGTCTATTATTTAACTATCGAACCCTTTACAGTATACAGGAATCATAATGtgccaaaaaatcccaaaattctATACTTAATCTGACaacagcagtgttgccaaattttcatcaaataccAACAGATTTGTGTTCGAATTCTTcatataaaaactaacttaatccacctatgtggttggagccttcctcacttattaccaacaatggctgatacgatggaattgtacaaaaatttcatctattttatagatccggaataaaaaagtacataaatatcacttaagtggccatacctcgagacagggttgccagatcttcaatgttttggagtcgttggaaaggtcttttgataacctaaccaacgattggtgggatggttgatccggacatagtttacaaacatttaagtgagatccggcttcaaaaaagtacataaatgtcacttaagtggccatatctcgagacagggttgccagttcaggctcattggaaaggtcttttgataacctatccaacgatgggtcggatgatggacccggacgtagtttacttacatttaagtgagatccggatatatgtgaaaacacattttttaacataacttttgaactacttatcgaaacttcaatctgtataaaactcgatctatgggaccctaaacaaagtcgaatgcaacaggttcgggtcaaatcggttcagccagtgccgagaaacatgagctagtttgttggtcacatacatacatacacacacacatacacacacacatacacacacacatacacacagacatttgttcagttttcgattctgagtcgatatgtatacatgaaggtgggtctacgacgtttttatacaaagttcatttttaaagcaggattatagccttacctcagtgaggaaggcaaaagatgtttaaaaaaaaaatcgaaataactgATTTGCAATTTTTTCCTACACAACTGTAAATGGCCACagattttcctttaaaaaaaatgtaattttacattggGAACTAGTGAAATTTCCATCAGTTCAGAATTTCACATTCGACACAACATTTTAGGTAAACTTACTCAAAGAAAAAGTAACAttcatttaaccaaattttccaaaattaatcattttttagtGTGTAGAAGCGACATCTTTCGACAGTGTTGAggggttttcaaaaaatctgcatttttttacaattttttacatgccgataaaaattaataaaatcgtTGTGAACATTAACATCAGCAATATAACCTTCCTTaaatttaattgcaaattcCATGATTTCATGACCTTTTCATGTTCATGAAAAAATCGATAAATCCACCCAAagatgccagattattttatgggagatttgcattttcttaaaaataaatctgtattaaatctgtatcatgtcaaattcgaagccatagaagacacttttgaatttttaacagCAGATTTAAGCTTTATAATCATATTGAAGCATAACTCAATTACTAAAttgttgaattgttttgaaataaaacattttaaaaaaatctgtgtacacagacttttgtgatttttgggatcgaaaaatctgtaaaatacaaatttatctgtatatctggcatggctgaccTAAATGGCCAGGGTAGTCAATACCTGACTTCCAgtctgacatttttttaaatcttctgaTAGTGCTTTTAAAACAAACTTAGGAACAACAAATCCACACTTTTTTACAGTCATATCTGGTACTGAATCTGAATAAAGTGTCGATATCTAACAGAAGTGTtgccaaattgaaaaattcaaattgttaaaattcaaaatgtgcTCAGAGATGACTAACAAATCTAAtctgtaaattttatttctcaCCAAATCGATTCTGAACTAAACAGAAAAATTGCAGCAAACCCTAATCCAGCTTTCATCCCGGATCCCCTGTTTTCAATTCCAACCTTGTTAATTGCAAACTTTGGTTGCGTCCATCCGACTATTCACGTGCGTTCCACGACCGACTCGTCCCACTCGAGAGCTCCACTTTGGTCACGTAACACAAATGGTCGCGGTCAGGCCCCTGGCCGGCGGATGTGGCTCTCACGCTGAGATTTGCACTTGCCAAAAACCGCCACCTCTGATTAAATCACGTTGAATGGAAGTGAAGCTGAATCAATGCAATGAGGAGGTCGGTTTTGGAGGTGAAATTAGAGTACACTTTGAAAGGTAactagtgaaattttgtgtttttaactaaaattcatgttgtcaaatttgaagtaaacaataattttgacagCTTGATCAAAATGGCGTCCAACTGTCAAATTCATCAAAATGGCGACCCCAAACAACACCCCCAAATTGCAAGTCCCACTCACCGTACTCATCCTCGTCCTCCATGGCCATGGCCTGCAGCCGGGAGATGGCCTGCTCCTCCAGCCGCTGCTCCTTGATGGTCGCGTCCAGCTCCAGGTCCGAGTCGGTTTCGTTGCAGTTGGACTGGTTCCGGTTCACGTCCTCCCCACCGCCATAATCTCCCCCCTCCGCATCCTCGTCCTCATCGTCCAGGTCCCGGTCCCGGTACACGACGACACCGCGCCCATTAATCAGCTTTTGGCTCGGGCTGGTCAACGTGGTCGtggcattgttttgatttttcaccaacacattgttgttgttgttattgttgtttttgtggttcaggttcagcagaTCGGTGCCGGGACCGCCGCCACCGTCATCGTCGTCCACATCAATCAGATTGTCGTTAAGCTCCGGATCACGTCGCAACGATTGGGCATCGTCGGACTCGACGCTGAGCCGGCCGTAGGCCCGCCGCGGTGGCCGGGAACTGTGTTTGTCTGAAAGAGGAGGAAGGGGAAACATTGAGGTTAGGTTTGCGGCAAGACCGTGAAATAGAGGTTGAAATTCTCCgtcaaaacaaccaaaatgtGTGAAATTTGACGTTTCGtcgctgtttgtttacatttttgaagtacgttttcattgttttgacaGATTGTGTTGTTGCCAACCTTTGAAATTGTATTCCCCCTGAACAGATCGTTCGGGGTGAGTGTTAACATCGAAAAGGTGTGAATTTGGGGAAAACGGCCCCGGGAGGGTTGTTTTTTGAGGTCGTACAAAATGGAGCTGGTGGTTCAGAGAGTGTATCGCCATTTGAATGGCAGCAGGAGGAGTTTAACGCCGAGAATGACACATGGATTTGGGTGACTTAATAACGTGGGCTACGTGTCTGGCGGGCCAGGAATGTTGTTGGCGGAAGTGGACCTGGACACAATCGTGGGATTGGTGTCCTCGGGGCACTGATTGTTACACGATGGAAGGAATTATCGAGGTGATTATTACTGATAGTGTGTGAGAATGTGTGTGTGGAAAGCTGTGAATGGTGCTTATGGGGTTATCAGGTTAATTGAACAATGTATATTGATTAATAGACGATATCATATGAATTCCAGATAGATTATCCTAAGTTCGATTATCAGAAGATTTGAATTAGACTTCGGAAAATCAAATCATgaacacaaaaaatgtttttccttgtttttttctttttattttcttacttttaatatCAAATTCTGCGActcattttactcaaatttgaaggattgtttgccttttaaattaccaaatgcattttctcattATTTCATCActaccattttggccgccatcttggatttaaacaaTCTGAATCACTCTTTTTTGTAGTGTACGTAactacaaaatgaaaaataagacaacataataaaaaagactctttaaaaaacttgtttcatttcctcaaaaaaaaaagtaaaattactcTTTATTTTGTGTAATTACTGTTGTTAAACTTCataaaaaatctctgaaatttgtatggacattttgttacgagggtGGGGAGGGGgtaaaaaaatccgttttttgcgttacgtaataaaagaacgctcccttataaGCTGTTGTGAATTCGAAAATGCCATGATAAATTTCAGATCGTTCAAGTTGACACTATATTTTGCTGATTgatgaaaattccaaatttacactCTTTTACTATTTAAATGTAAAACTATCATCCAAAAATCTATGCAAAATCGGAAAACGGTTTTGCGAATGGCATCTCAGCAAAAAAGTATATATACACTCAAcatcagaagtatccctcaaaaaggtactttcaatcctcaaaaagaaTACTATCTATCCTTTTTTTAAGTTCACCaggcgtcacccttttaaaagggtatgtcaaaatcagtacattttcgatacccttttaaagggtgacgcaagtgaacttgaaaaaaggatactttttactttgagtgtatgGTGCAAATTTACCACAAagaaaatgatgtaaatttactcaCATTTGAGGCGAAATTATTTTGTCAGAGACCGTTTCACATTGTTTTATATTCTATTACCTACCATGATTTTGATAACAGTCTCTTTTTAACAAGAAAATGCTCCGCAAAAAAGGGTTTGCTCAAATATTACGTCCTGAGATTTTccggattccaaaaataaagacttacttttaaatgttttgtgaatttgtccattatttaaaaacaaactattcatgatggaatatttttgagactatctccattttttcaaacataaaacgaagttgactttatagctgtcggccaccattgctagtaccaaccactagtgtcttcctttttatctacaaggacttcgccgccctgggctcctaagtgtatgaaagtatggcacggagcgacagcgccgaatacccatatttacacaaagaattttagagcgcccgccgcgggattcgaaccgtcgacctctggattgtgagtccagtgcgcggtccgattgatccacacgggtgggTCAGACAATGATGTTAATTTACTCACATTTGAGGCGAAATAATTTTTTCAGAGATCGTTCcgcattgtttaattttttttttctttctataaAACATAACTACTATTGTTTCATTTTCGTTTAAACATGGTGTTGACAATGAAGATAAGATTtctaaaatgttgttatttacTTCATGTAAAAtgcgatttcaaaaaaaaattattttttaattttgtttagtaaaaacttagattttccgatgatgtgcgacaaaaggccgaATGCCAAAAAGGTTGAAAGTGGAAAATGTTAAATTATATTCTAtaatgtttttgtaaattttcttacattaaatacatttattgaaatatttatagATACTcatacttctaaaatattgttgtaaccttttttttttttcaaacgaaatccggattttttgtgagtttttccattctgccATTGTTAGCAGAAATATCAAActattttttagggtttttctattccataaaaatattgttaattaTCTCAATCTTTCATTCATGAGCtagtttttttctatgaaaaggAAAAGTCtgacttttaaacatatttgacagattttgccttcctcactgaggtaaggctataatcctgctctaaaaatgaactttgtataaaaacgtcgtagacccaccttcatgtatacatatcgactcagaatcgaaaactgaacaaatgtctgtgtgtatgtgtgtgtgtgtatgtgtgtgtgtatgtgtgtgtgtgtatgtatgtatgtgaccaacaaactagctcatgtttctcggcactgactgaaccgatttgacccaaacctgttgcattcgacttggtttagggtcccatagatcgagttttatacagattgaagtttcgataagtagttcaaaagttatgttaaaaaatgtgttttcacatatatccggatctcacttaaatgtatgtaaactatgtccggatccactatccgacccatcgttggttaggttatcaaaagacctttccaacgagtccaaaacattgaagatctggcaacccagtcTCGAGATATTGCCCcctaagtgatattggtgtactttttggaagccggatctcactgaaatgtatgtaaactatgtccagatccactatccgacccatcgttagttaggttatcaaaagaccttttcaacgagtccaaaacattgaagatctggcaaccctgtctcgagatatggccccttaagtgatattgatgtactttttggaagccggatctcacttaaatgtatgtaaactatgtccagatccactatccaaattgaagatctggcaaccctgtctcgagatatggccacttaaaggCCGACATGtaacattt
This is a stretch of genomic DNA from Culex pipiens pallens isolate TS chromosome 1, TS_CPP_V2, whole genome shotgun sequence. It encodes these proteins:
- the LOC120421419 gene encoding putative uncharacterized protein DDB_G0274535 — its product is MFWILRRTGAVNFFNSINNNYAAKGGSSGAGGNADKHSSRPPRRAYGRLSVESDDAQSLRRDPELNDNLIDVDDDDGGGGPGTDLLNLNHKNNNNNNNNVLVKNQNNATTTLTSPSQKLINGRGVVVYRDRDLDDEDEDAEGGDYGGGEDVNRNQSNCNETDSDLELDATIKEQRLEEQAISRLQAMAMEDEDEYDESLTCNVCDRAFHCHRQLASHQQKKRHFGCSGCDSLFPSLMLLEHHKEEFEHWSDFEDDGRLPCCRRNRRDDEYTDTETGTSDAESEDLERLL